The Thamnophis elegans isolate rThaEle1 chromosome Z, rThaEle1.pri, whole genome shotgun sequence genome contains a region encoding:
- the LOC116522452 gene encoding zinc finger protein 467-like produces MHGPSEKRVPPGDGTNQLIRFQQNTQQRGVSLGKAQKLRWHQMASEERDALWEAAGNPKMVKNPWGIQNKKEIEVSPEWNLSMEENLALHLESLRGEKSLDTAEQKHSPKRYPDFPLEFQPGDEAENIEIHASCLAGASQISIKEEDLGHPQYEWALCQKPVPFLAQRIKKEASANLPLDSEIGENADPPSVFNIQRCPPSMFAKQDGGFARSQKNIPVVLEEPKAEKIFPCPVCGKEFNQKSNLTRHHKIHTMEGSYKCLKCGESFRMNRQLLRHQRMHLSDPFKCTECGKSFSRRSNLIRHQRIHTREAPYQCPECEKTFNQKTNLFRHRMIHLQMGPCNCTKCGKLFTQRKYLVKHQKLHLSEGDQKCFICGKQFRLKKYLRRHQKIHSRQAPNIHETQME; encoded by the coding sequence ATGCATGGCCCTAGTGAGAAAAGGGTACCACCAGGTGATGGAACCAACCAATTAATCCGGTTCCAACAAAACACACAGCAAAGAGGAGTTTCCCTAGGAAAGGCCCAAAAACTCAGGTGGCATCAGATGGCATCAGAAGAGAGAGACGCTCTCTGGGAAGCTGCAGGCAATCCAAAGATGGTTAAAAATCCCTGGGGAATTCAGAATAAAAAGGAAATAGAGGTGAGTCCGGAATGGAATCTTTCTATGGAGGAAAATCTGGCTCTGCATTTGGAGAGCCTCCGTGGGGAAAAATCCCTGGACACAGCCGAGCAAAAACACTCGCCAAAGAGATATCCCGATTTCCCTCTGGAATTCCAACCGGGGGACGAAGCGGAGAATATtgaaatacatgctagttgcttAGCGGGCGCATCCCAAATCAGCATCAAAGAGGAAGATTTAGGGCACCCCCAATACGAGTGGGCGCTGTGCCAAAAACCCGTCCCATTTCTGGCTCAAAGGATCAAAAAGGAAGCCAGCGCGAATCTTCCCCTGGATTCAGAGATTGGGGAGAACGCCGACCCGCCCTCTGTATTCAATATCCAAAGGTGCCCGCCCTCCATGTTTGCAAAGCAGGACGGGGGCTTTGCCAGATCCCAGAAAAATATCCCCGTCGTCCTGGAAGAGCCGAAAGCGGAGAAAATCTTCCCCTGCCCCGTTTGCGGCAAGGAGTTCAACCAGAAGTCCAATCTCACCCGGCACCATAAAATCCACACCATGGAAGGTTCGTATAAGTGTCTCAAGTGCGGGGAAAGCTTCCGCATGAACCGCCAGCTCCTCCGCCACCAACGGATGCATCTGAGCGACCCGTTCAAATGCACCgagtgtgggaagagcttcagcCGGCGGTCCAACCTCATCCGGCACCAAAGAATCCACACGCGGGAAGCGCCGTACCAGTGCCCCGAGTGCGAAAAAACCTTCAACCAGAAGACCAACCTTTTCAGGCACCGTATGATCCACCTCCAGATGGGACCTTGCAACTGTACCAAATGTGGGAAGCTTTTCACACAAAGGAAATACCTGGTGAAGCACCAAAAGTTGCACCTGAGTGAGGGAGACCAGAAATGTTTCATTTGCGGGAAGCAATTCCGGCTGAAGAAATACCTCCGGCGACACCAGAAAATCCACAGTCGCCAGGCCCCAAATATTCACGAAACTCAGATGGAGTGA